In Bacillus sp. Cs-700, one genomic interval encodes:
- a CDS encoding ABC-F family ATP-binding cassette domain-containing protein — MSLLQAESITKSYGEKTLFDEISFSLEDKQRIGLIGVNGTGKSSLLKILAGLESMDRGKLYHANQFHVEYLPQDPVFIEKKTILETVFDSDVPLFNTVRKYEEALQTVMNHPEKESAQEKLLQAQEDMDRLQAWDFSTQAKTILTKLGLHDFEAKVNALSGGQQKRVALAKAFINPADLLILDEPTNHIDNATVEWLEQYLASYSGTLLLVTHDRYFLNRVTNRIFELDKGRLFEYDGNYATFLEQKALREEREAKEEDKHNKLLKSELEWLKKGAKARTTKQKARKQRIENMKEVPGRTTEGNVDMALGASRLGKKVIEATDLTKTINGRTLTDRFNYLVLPQDRIGIIGPNGSGKTTLLNMLAGRIAPDSGHVEIGVTVKPGFYTQQNEGLDESLRVIEYIREGGEEVRLRKGGTVSASQMLERFLFSPDMQWTYISRLSGGEKRRLYLLRILMEEPNVLFLDEPTNDLDVQTLAVLEDYLADFPGAVITVSHDRYFLDKIAEQLFVFDGTGKINHYYGSYSDYLDVVKREKELEALDKKQTSQKEDIVNEKPKQVKLSYKEKKEWETIGDTIEKIEQRIEDVKNEIAESGSDFAKVDELYKEEQALSMELEEKIERWSELSEKME; from the coding sequence ATGAGCTTGTTACAGGCTGAATCAATCACCAAGTCATATGGAGAAAAAACATTATTCGATGAAATATCTTTTTCGCTCGAAGATAAGCAAAGAATCGGATTAATCGGTGTTAACGGGACTGGAAAATCATCATTGCTTAAAATCCTTGCAGGGCTTGAATCAATGGATCGTGGCAAACTTTATCACGCGAATCAATTTCATGTGGAATATTTACCTCAAGACCCTGTGTTTATAGAGAAGAAGACGATTCTTGAAACGGTTTTTGATAGTGACGTACCGCTTTTTAATACGGTGCGGAAATATGAAGAGGCGCTTCAAACCGTTATGAATCATCCCGAAAAAGAATCTGCTCAAGAAAAGTTACTTCAAGCACAAGAAGACATGGATCGTCTTCAAGCATGGGATTTTAGTACACAAGCTAAAACGATCTTAACGAAGCTAGGTCTCCATGATTTTGAGGCAAAGGTTAATGCATTATCGGGTGGTCAACAGAAGCGGGTGGCGCTTGCAAAAGCTTTTATCAACCCAGCCGATTTGTTAATTCTTGATGAGCCAACAAACCATATTGATAATGCTACAGTGGAGTGGTTAGAGCAGTATCTCGCGAGCTATTCGGGTACTCTTTTACTTGTCACACACGACCGGTACTTTCTTAATCGCGTAACGAATCGTATATTTGAATTAGATAAAGGACGGTTATTTGAATATGATGGAAACTATGCGACATTTTTAGAACAGAAAGCGTTGCGAGAAGAACGTGAAGCAAAAGAAGAAGATAAGCATAACAAATTACTTAAGAGTGAACTCGAATGGCTAAAAAAGGGAGCTAAAGCAAGAACAACAAAACAAAAAGCCAGGAAACAAAGAATTGAAAACATGAAAGAAGTACCTGGGCGTACGACTGAAGGCAACGTAGATATGGCATTAGGGGCTAGTCGACTAGGCAAAAAGGTGATTGAAGCAACTGACCTTACAAAAACCATTAATGGTCGCACCTTGACTGATCGGTTTAATTATCTTGTCCTTCCTCAAGACCGAATTGGTATCATTGGACCCAATGGTTCTGGTAAAACAACGTTACTCAATATGCTTGCAGGTCGGATTGCACCTGACTCTGGTCACGTTGAAATTGGGGTTACAGTTAAGCCTGGTTTTTACACCCAACAAAATGAAGGACTTGATGAATCTCTAAGAGTTATTGAGTACATTCGAGAAGGGGGAGAAGAGGTTCGCCTACGTAAAGGCGGTACCGTTTCAGCTTCCCAAATGCTTGAGCGATTTTTATTTTCACCTGATATGCAGTGGACTTACATATCACGATTGTCCGGTGGAGAGAAAAGAAGATTATACTTGCTTCGCATTCTAATGGAAGAACCAAATGTCCTTTTTCTTGATGAACCTACGAACGATTTGGATGTTCAAACGTTAGCGGTATTAGAAGACTACCTTGCTGATTTCCCTGGGGCTGTTATTACCGTCTCTCACGATCGCTATTTCCTTGATAAGATCGCAGAACAGCTTTTTGTTTTTGATGGCACGGGAAAGATTAATCATTATTATGGCTCTTACTCTGATTACCTTGACGTTGTAAAAAGAGAAAAAGAACTTGAAGCACTTGATAAAAAGCAAACGAGTCAAAAAGAAGACATAGTAAATGAAAAGCCTAAGCAAGTGAAATTATCCTATAAAGAAAAGAAAGAATGGGAAACCATTGGGGACACAATTGAGAAAATAGAGCAGCGCATTGAAGATGTGAAGAATGAAATTGCAGAATCAGGAAGTGATTTTGCCAAAGTAGACGAGCTCTATAAAGAAGAGCAGGCTCTTTCAATGGAGTTAGAAGAAAAAATTGAACGGTGGTCTGAGCTCTCGGAAAAAATGGAATAG
- a CDS encoding dihydrofolate reductase codes for MISFLLAMDEKQLIGKDNDLPWHLPADLAYFKRMTTGKSIVMGRKTFESIGKALPGRENYLITRKNLEYEGVTVLHSIEAFLDLTKREEKEWFVIGGAEIYRQILPHADRLYITEIHETFNGDTYFPNFSKDDWKETSREKHESDERNKHDFDFVVYDRT; via the coding sequence ATGATTTCATTTCTTCTTGCAATGGATGAAAAGCAGCTAATTGGTAAAGACAACGATCTTCCATGGCATCTGCCAGCTGATCTTGCTTACTTTAAACGAATGACCACTGGAAAGTCGATCGTGATGGGAAGAAAAACATTCGAATCGATTGGAAAAGCATTACCCGGACGTGAAAACTATCTGATTACGAGAAAAAATCTTGAATATGAAGGGGTTACTGTTCTCCATTCAATTGAAGCTTTTCTCGATCTTACAAAGCGTGAGGAAAAAGAGTGGTTCGTTATCGGTGGAGCGGAAATTTATCGGCAAATTCTGCCGCATGCGGATCGACTCTATATTACAGAAATTCATGAAACATTTAATGGGGATACTTATTTCCCTAACTTCTCTAAAGATGATTGGAAAGAAACATCGCGAGAAAAACATGAAAGCGATGAGCGAAATAAGCATGATTTTGATTTTGTTGTGTACGATCGTACCTAA
- a CDS encoding YitT family protein, producing MNNTGKEITLIIIGSLFFALGVNLFAIPNELGEGGVTGISMTLYYILDWSPGITNFVMNAVLLAIGYKVLNKRVTWYTMLAIFFSSLFIQLTEGMGEPLDIMLGTVFAGVFIGIGLGLVLRSGGTTGGSTIVARMLNQHFGWSVSTSMFVFDILVVLGSSVVIGIENTMYTGISIYISTKILDYLIDGFDTRKAVTIISNSTVAIAEKVSEEMDRGVTVINARGHYSNESKDILYVVINKQELFLLKKMIQQVDDKAFVVVHDVRDVFGEGFTFPKT from the coding sequence ATGAATAACACCGGAAAAGAAATCACTTTAATTATTATTGGTTCGCTATTCTTTGCTCTTGGAGTAAACTTGTTTGCGATTCCGAATGAATTAGGTGAAGGTGGCGTAACCGGTATTTCCATGACGCTATATTATATTCTTGATTGGTCACCGGGAATTACGAACTTTGTAATGAACGCTGTCCTTTTAGCGATTGGATACAAAGTACTAAACAAACGAGTAACATGGTACACAATGCTTGCCATTTTCTTTAGCTCCTTATTTATCCAGCTCACTGAGGGAATGGGCGAACCTCTTGATATCATGCTAGGTACTGTCTTTGCAGGTGTGTTCATCGGGATCGGACTTGGCCTTGTTCTTCGCTCCGGTGGAACAACCGGCGGCTCTACGATTGTAGCCAGAATGCTTAACCAGCACTTTGGATGGAGCGTTAGTACATCGATGTTTGTATTCGATATTCTAGTCGTTCTCGGTTCTTCTGTCGTAATTGGAATTGAAAATACGATGTATACGGGTATTTCTATCTATATTAGTACGAAGATATTGGACTATTTAATTGATGGATTTGATACACGTAAAGCCGTTACGATTATTTCAAATAGCACCGTCGCAATCGCAGAAAAAGTAAGCGAAGAAATGGACCGTGGCGTTACAGTCATTAATGCACGCGGTCATTATTCCAATGAATCAAAAGACATTCTATACGTTGTGATTAACAAACAGGAGCTTTTTCTTCTCAAAAAAATGATTCAGCAAGTTGATGATAAGGCTTTTGTTGTCGTTCATGACGTGCGAGATGTTTTTGGAGAAGGTTTTACCTTTCCAAAAACATAG
- a CDS encoding peptide ABC transporter substrate-binding protein — protein MKKIVTMLLSLLLLIGIVGCTTTENSSSNSSSGSDDASQEEGTKVLKLNNGSEPTSFDPPIGFDSVSWNALNNLMEGLTRLDEKDQPQPAAAKEWEKSEDGKTYTFQLREDAKWSNGEPVTAEDFEYAWKRLANPDTASPAAFLSYFIEGAEAFNTGEGSEDDMMVKAVDETTLEVTLKSPVAFFPNLISNPAFFPVHKATVEENPEWHTEADSYVSNGPFKLSKWEHDSEFEFSKNENYWDAENVKLDQVNWAMVDDTNTEYQMYKTGELHTSDVPADLSEELFSDGKAQVEDQSGTYFYRFNLEMEPFQNENIRKAFALAVDQQKIVEFVTKNEEKPAYGFVAYGFEDAAGGDFREVGGDLITTDADQAKELLEKGMEEEGYDQLPTVTLTYNTSDDHKKIAETLQQMYKEVLGIDVELANQEWNVFSDEQKQLNLQFSRSSFLADYGDPINFLESFQTDHSMNRTGWSNEEYDSLIEKAKQETDETKRFEYMHDAEALLFEEMPIFPIHFYNQVYLQNEDVTGIVRHPVGYMELKWADIK, from the coding sequence TTGAAGAAAATCGTAACAATGCTACTTTCCTTGTTGCTTCTTATTGGAATCGTTGGTTGCACTACAACGGAGAATAGCTCATCAAATTCAAGTTCAGGAAGTGACGATGCAAGCCAAGAAGAGGGTACGAAGGTACTTAAGCTTAATAATGGAAGTGAACCAACTTCATTTGATCCACCAATTGGCTTTGATAGCGTCTCTTGGAACGCGTTAAACAACTTAATGGAAGGTTTAACACGTCTTGATGAGAAGGATCAGCCTCAGCCTGCTGCTGCTAAAGAGTGGGAAAAATCTGAAGATGGCAAAACGTATACGTTTCAACTACGTGAAGATGCAAAATGGTCGAATGGAGAACCAGTTACTGCTGAAGATTTTGAATATGCCTGGAAACGTCTAGCAAATCCTGATACGGCATCTCCTGCCGCGTTTCTCTCTTACTTTATTGAAGGAGCAGAAGCATTTAATACTGGAGAAGGGTCAGAAGACGATATGATGGTGAAAGCAGTCGATGAAACGACACTTGAAGTAACACTTAAAAGTCCAGTTGCTTTCTTTCCTAATTTGATTTCAAACCCGGCCTTTTTCCCTGTTCATAAAGCGACAGTCGAAGAAAATCCTGAATGGCATACGGAAGCAGATTCGTATGTAAGTAATGGACCTTTCAAACTATCAAAATGGGAACATGATTCAGAGTTTGAATTTAGTAAGAATGAAAATTATTGGGACGCTGAGAATGTAAAGCTTGATCAAGTAAACTGGGCAATGGTTGACGATACGAATACAGAGTATCAAATGTATAAAACAGGAGAGCTTCATACTTCTGATGTACCAGCTGACTTAAGCGAAGAACTTTTCAGTGATGGGAAAGCCCAAGTGGAAGATCAGTCTGGAACTTATTTTTATCGCTTCAACCTTGAAATGGAGCCTTTCCAGAATGAAAATATACGAAAAGCGTTTGCATTGGCTGTTGATCAGCAGAAGATTGTAGAGTTTGTTACGAAAAATGAAGAAAAACCAGCTTACGGGTTTGTTGCATATGGATTTGAAGATGCGGCAGGCGGTGATTTTAGAGAAGTTGGTGGTGACCTCATCACCACAGACGCTGATCAAGCAAAAGAGCTACTTGAAAAAGGGATGGAAGAAGAGGGGTATGATCAACTTCCTACAGTAACCCTGACGTATAACACAAGTGATGATCATAAGAAAATTGCTGAAACGCTACAACAAATGTACAAAGAAGTTCTGGGGATAGATGTTGAACTAGCGAATCAGGAGTGGAACGTTTTCTCTGATGAACAAAAGCAGCTAAACTTGCAATTCTCAAGAAGCTCATTTCTTGCCGATTATGGCGACCCGATTAACTTTCTTGAAAGTTTCCAAACGGATCACTCTATGAACCGTACAGGATGGAGCAACGAGGAGTATGATTCTTTAATTGAAAAGGCGAAACAAGAAACGGATGAAACGAAACGTTTCGAATACATGCATGATGCAGAAGCACTCCTATTCGAAGAAATGCCGATTTTCCCGATTCATTTCTACAATCAAGTTTACCTTCAGAATGAAGATGTGACGGGAATTGTTCGTCACCCTGTAGGTTACATGGAATTGAAATGGGCGGATATTAAGTAA
- a CDS encoding GntR family transcriptional regulator, whose protein sequence is MRKETVEQKVYQLIKNAILRRQIAPGNQLFESAIAAKVNASRTPIRSAISKLEAEGLVDVIPNKGAFIVQPTMEEMIQAFEMRKVLEEMAIKEGYSKLVKTHIALLKSHTEEMNKAFEAGDMLVYHEQNKTFHLIMANASGNRYLIDFMERILNQITIYMILYDVFRENDENDLLEHHQMIQLIEKNDKESLLEVVKEHLNHSLTKLENDKHKYQSLTKLF, encoded by the coding sequence ATGCGAAAAGAAACGGTCGAGCAAAAAGTATATCAGCTTATTAAGAATGCCATATTAAGGAGACAAATTGCACCCGGAAATCAGCTGTTTGAAAGTGCAATTGCAGCGAAAGTAAATGCTAGTAGAACGCCGATTCGTAGTGCCATTTCGAAGTTAGAAGCAGAGGGACTTGTCGATGTCATTCCGAATAAAGGCGCATTTATCGTTCAACCGACAATGGAAGAGATGATTCAGGCTTTTGAAATGAGGAAGGTTTTAGAAGAAATGGCAATCAAGGAAGGATACTCTAAACTAGTAAAAACACATATAGCGTTGTTAAAATCTCATACAGAGGAGATGAATAAAGCTTTTGAAGCGGGGGATATGCTCGTATACCATGAGCAAAATAAAACATTTCATCTTATAATGGCAAATGCGAGTGGAAATCGTTATTTGATTGATTTTATGGAGAGGATATTAAACCAAATCACCATATATATGATTTTGTATGATGTTTTTAGAGAAAATGATGAAAATGATCTGCTCGAACATCATCAAATGATCCAGCTTATAGAGAAGAACGATAAGGAAAGCCTTCTTGAAGTGGTTAAAGAACACCTTAATCATAGTTTAACAAAGCTCGAGAATGACAAGCACAAATATCAGTCGCTTACGAAATTATTTTAA
- a CDS encoding M55 family metallopeptidase, with amino-acid sequence MKFYLSVDMEGISGLVDDSFIDSSKRNYERGQEIMTKEANHVIEAAFGSGCSAITVNDSHSKMNNLLFEKLHPEARLISGDVKPYSMVQGLDSTYEGMGMIGYHARAGTPGAMSHSMFHNVRNFYINEQVVGELGMNAYVAGYFGVPVLFVAGDDRAALEAEQLIPNITTAVVKESISRSSALLFSPHKTEGILREQTEKAFINKHNVEPLVPPREPVLRIEFTNYGQAEWASLMPGVEIEAETTVKYQAKNMLEAYQAMLVMTELASRTTFS; translated from the coding sequence GTGAAGTTTTATTTATCAGTAGATATGGAAGGAATATCAGGACTTGTTGATGACTCGTTTATTGATTCGAGCAAGCGGAACTACGAACGCGGGCAGGAAATCATGACAAAGGAAGCCAATCATGTGATTGAAGCGGCGTTTGGGAGTGGATGTTCAGCGATAACGGTGAATGATAGTCATTCAAAAATGAACAACTTGCTTTTTGAGAAGCTTCATCCTGAAGCAAGGCTCATTTCAGGAGATGTGAAACCTTATTCAATGGTTCAAGGGTTGGACAGTACATATGAAGGAATGGGAATGATTGGCTATCACGCACGCGCAGGCACTCCGGGTGCAATGTCTCATTCCATGTTCCACAATGTAAGGAATTTCTACATAAACGAGCAAGTAGTTGGAGAACTGGGGATGAACGCTTACGTTGCAGGATATTTTGGCGTTCCAGTATTATTTGTCGCTGGTGATGATCGAGCAGCACTTGAAGCTGAACAGCTGATCCCAAATATTACAACTGCTGTAGTTAAAGAATCGATTTCGCGATCTTCTGCGCTTTTATTCTCTCCCCATAAAACAGAGGGGATTTTGCGTGAACAAACAGAGAAGGCGTTTATCAACAAACACAATGTCGAACCATTAGTCCCTCCTCGTGAGCCTGTTCTTCGTATCGAATTTACCAATTATGGACAGGCCGAGTGGGCGAGCCTTATGCCTGGTGTCGAGATTGAAGCAGAAACGACCGTTAAATATCAAGCGAAAAATATGCTTGAAGCCTATCAAGCCATGCTTGTGATGACAGAATTAGCATCTAGAACAACATTTAGCTAG
- a CDS encoding ABC transporter permease encodes MKQDLSDDLFLPVQNPSSDAETIAKPSISYWKDAWMRLSGNKLSMAGLVMLVLLVLMAIFGPLLTPYSYDHQVLTEGNLPPSSEHWFGTDNLGRDMFTRTWNGARISLFVGFMAAIIDFIIGVAYGGFSGYKGGRTDNFMMRIIEILYGLPYLLMVILLMVVMGPGLFTIIIALTVTGWVGMARIVRGQVLQLKNAEHVLASRTFGARAGRVIRKNLLPNTMGPIIVQMTLTVPTAIFAEAFLSFLGLGVQAPVASWGVMANDGLSVILSGHWWRLFFPAFFISLTMFAFNVLGDGLQDALDPKLRK; translated from the coding sequence ATGAAACAGGATTTATCCGATGACCTGTTTCTTCCCGTACAAAACCCCTCTTCTGATGCTGAGACGATCGCGAAACCTAGTATTTCCTATTGGAAAGATGCCTGGATGAGGCTTTCTGGGAACAAGTTATCTATGGCTGGACTTGTGATGCTAGTTTTACTCGTATTAATGGCGATATTTGGGCCGTTATTAACGCCATATTCCTATGATCACCAGGTGCTAACAGAAGGCAATTTACCACCTTCTTCTGAACATTGGTTCGGTACAGATAATCTTGGACGAGATATGTTCACCCGAACATGGAATGGGGCAAGGATTTCATTATTCGTTGGATTTATGGCGGCAATTATCGATTTCATCATCGGAGTTGCTTATGGTGGATTTTCTGGTTACAAAGGTGGAAGAACAGATAATTTTATGATGAGAATAATTGAAATATTATATGGTCTTCCGTACTTACTGATGGTCATTTTATTAATGGTAGTCATGGGACCTGGATTATTCACAATTATTATAGCGCTAACCGTTACCGGTTGGGTTGGTATGGCAAGAATTGTTCGAGGCCAGGTTCTTCAATTGAAGAACGCTGAGCATGTACTAGCATCTCGAACATTTGGAGCGCGTGCTGGTCGTGTTATTCGAAAGAACCTCCTTCCGAATACAATGGGACCGATTATCGTTCAAATGACGCTCACTGTACCCACTGCGATCTTTGCAGAAGCTTTTTTGAGCTTTCTAGGGCTAGGTGTACAGGCACCTGTTGCGAGTTGGGGTGTTATGGCGAATGATGGGTTGTCTGTTATTTTATCAGGTCACTGGTGGAGATTATTCTTCCCAGCATTCTTTATTTCGTTAACGATGTTTGCTTTTAACGTTCTTGGCGATGGTTTGCAGGACGCACTTGATCCAAAATTACGTAAGTAA
- a CDS encoding ABC transporter permease: MAKYIVNRLFAMVITLWIIVTITFFLMHAVPGSPFNQERNTSEAVQQNLEAHYHLDEPVFIQYAIYIKSLATLDFGPSIKQSSTSVNEMIGRGFPVSAELGVTSLLIAIISGIILGIMAALRHNGAIDYMAMTFAVIGISVPNFIMATLLIQQLAVTWEIFPVATWASPMHMILPSIALATGPMAIIARLTRSSMIEVLNQDYIMTARAKGMTTFQIVTKHALRNALLPVITILGTLVAGVLTGSFVIEKIFAIPGMGKYFINGINDRDYPVIMGTTVFYSAFLIMMLFIVDIAYGILDPRIKLHKRGE, from the coding sequence GTGGCGAAATATATTGTAAATCGTCTCTTCGCCATGGTGATTACTTTATGGATCATCGTAACCATTACGTTCTTCTTAATGCACGCGGTTCCAGGGTCACCATTTAACCAGGAAAGGAACACCAGTGAAGCGGTGCAGCAAAATCTTGAAGCGCATTACCATTTAGATGAACCTGTCTTTATTCAATATGCGATTTATATTAAATCTCTTGCAACACTTGACTTTGGACCATCAATAAAACAATCATCTACCTCCGTTAATGAAATGATTGGAAGAGGGTTTCCTGTCTCAGCAGAGCTTGGCGTAACTTCTCTTCTTATTGCGATTATTTCAGGCATCATACTTGGTATCATGGCGGCCCTTCGTCACAATGGGGCGATTGATTATATGGCCATGACATTTGCCGTAATAGGGATTTCTGTACCGAATTTTATTATGGCGACACTACTTATTCAACAGTTAGCGGTCACGTGGGAGATTTTCCCTGTAGCGACGTGGGCGTCACCAATGCATATGATTCTACCATCAATCGCGCTTGCTACAGGCCCAATGGCGATCATCGCGCGGTTAACGAGGTCAAGTATGATCGAAGTACTCAATCAAGATTACATCATGACAGCTCGTGCGAAAGGAATGACTACTTTTCAAATTGTTACAAAGCATGCACTAAGGAATGCATTGCTACCTGTTATCACGATTCTAGGTACGCTTGTTGCTGGTGTATTGACGGGTAGTTTTGTTATTGAAAAAATCTTTGCCATCCCTGGAATGGGGAAATATTTTATTAACGGCATTAATGATCGTGATTATCCTGTCATTATGGGAACAACTGTCTTTTATAGTGCTTTCCTCATAATGATGCTCTTTATTGTAGACATTGCTTACGGGATATTAGATCCGAGAATTAAGCTACATAAGAGGGGGGAATAG
- a CDS encoding thymidylate synthase, translating into MKTYLQLCEEILHNGTKKSDRTGTGTTSVFGHQMRFDLQEGFPALTTKKLHLRSIIHELLWFLKGDTNVKYLQDNGVRIWNEWADENGELGPVYGHQWRSWTGADGSTVDQIAKVVEQIKTNPDSRRMIVTAWNPSEVDEMALPPCHCLFQFYVADGKLSCQLYQRSADVFLGVPFNIASYALLTMMMAQVCDLEPGEFIHTLGDAHIYNNHIEQVQLQLTRDTKALPKMKINPEVKSIFDFSFEDFELTDYHPHPHIKGEVSV; encoded by the coding sequence TTTGCGAAGAAATATTACATAACGGAACAAAAAAATCTGATCGAACTGGTACAGGAACAACAAGTGTATTTGGCCATCAAATGCGCTTTGATCTGCAGGAGGGTTTTCCAGCGTTAACAACAAAAAAACTTCACCTTAGATCAATCATTCATGAACTACTTTGGTTTTTAAAAGGAGATACGAATGTGAAGTATCTTCAAGATAATGGGGTACGTATTTGGAATGAATGGGCCGATGAAAATGGAGAGCTTGGGCCCGTTTACGGTCACCAGTGGCGCTCATGGACAGGAGCAGACGGATCGACAGTTGATCAAATTGCAAAAGTGGTTGAGCAAATTAAAACAAATCCGGATTCCAGAAGAATGATCGTAACGGCATGGAACCCTTCTGAAGTTGATGAAATGGCTTTGCCTCCATGTCACTGTCTTTTCCAATTTTACGTAGCGGATGGTAAACTTTCTTGTCAGCTTTATCAGCGGTCTGCTGATGTTTTTCTTGGCGTACCATTTAACATTGCTTCATATGCGCTTCTTACTATGATGATGGCACAAGTATGTGACTTAGAGCCCGGTGAGTTTATTCATACTTTAGGCGATGCTCACATTTATAACAACCATATCGAGCAAGTTCAGCTTCAACTTACGCGCGATACGAAAGCTCTTCCTAAAATGAAAATTAACCCAGAAGTGAAATCCATCTTTGATTTCTCATTTGAGGACTTTGAATTAACGGATTATCATCCTCACCCTCATATTAAAGGAGAGGTTTCTGTATGA
- a CDS encoding DUF2203 domain-containing protein, with product MDKKYFTLEEANNLLPMIKRELAGLKRLKAQFNEHYDQIEQHKKTLLYRHKTKVDEDILFKKEARMEFMELEAQTFINNLMALGVEIKNVDEGLIDFPAVINGKKVLLCWKEGESEVSFFHSDFGGFSQREPIENIIKEEEQG from the coding sequence ATGGATAAAAAATATTTTACTTTAGAGGAAGCGAATAATTTATTACCCATGATTAAAAGAGAGCTTGCCGGATTAAAGCGTTTAAAAGCCCAGTTTAATGAACATTATGATCAAATTGAGCAACATAAAAAAACGCTTCTTTATCGCCATAAAACCAAAGTAGATGAGGATATTCTATTTAAGAAAGAAGCGCGTATGGAGTTTATGGAATTAGAGGCACAAACGTTTATCAATAATCTTATGGCCCTCGGTGTCGAAATTAAAAACGTAGATGAAGGGTTAATTGATTTTCCAGCTGTTATCAATGGGAAAAAAGTGCTGCTTTGTTGGAAAGAAGGGGAAAGCGAGGTTTCCTTTTTTCATTCTGACTTCGGAGGGTTTAGCCAAAGAGAACCGATTGAAAATATCATTAAAGAAGAAGAGCAGGGCTGA
- a CDS encoding 2Fe-2S iron-sulfur cluster-binding protein, producing the protein MAKVTVPDHGSFDVEKGTKLTLALEDNGVQVLHRCGGKAKCTTCRVEVMNGEFGDLTEIEQEAFKKKGVEENLRLSCQVRVNGDCEVKPMMTVESSGLDAGPRPAE; encoded by the coding sequence TTGGCTAAAGTAACAGTACCAGATCACGGATCATTTGACGTAGAAAAAGGGACAAAGCTAACTCTTGCACTTGAAGATAACGGAGTTCAGGTGCTTCATCGGTGCGGTGGCAAAGCAAAATGCACGACTTGCCGTGTTGAAGTAATGAATGGGGAGTTTGGAGATCTAACAGAAATTGAGCAGGAAGCATTCAAGAAAAAAGGTGTAGAAGAAAACCTACGTCTCTCCTGTCAAGTTCGCGTTAACGGGGATTGTGAAGTAAAACCGATGATGACTGTTGAGAGTTCTGGTCTGGATGCCGGTCCGAGACCTGCAGAATAA